One genomic window of Daphnia pulex isolate KAP4 chromosome 10, ASM2113471v1 includes the following:
- the LOC124205005 gene encoding U4/U6.U5 tri-snRNP-associated protein 1-like — translation MDRKESRDHNNFRKRRHRSPSRSPSRSHSKSYASVKSKQIKEDISLNIQSEELLTGKGNDERPVANSTNDTSISIEETNRIRAELGLKPLEIGGENSNVEASTEKKDVHVPAENLREKKATEELRRKLDERREKRQIEQKLAQVRTLAHTTADDDDNAVSWVEKSRRIQKEKEEANKRAKMLEEMDEAFGVGDMVTTELIKQKAKAYTSRDLRGIKVEHDREMIAEGKEVVLTLKDQNILQEEGDVLVNVNLVDIERYKKNNEIKKQRPGYQPYEEEEVDELGLPKPKLLLAKYDTEIEGEKHDSFVLGKIGDEEAKMKAQKLMKDKLKMQQKKIESLESRPLQIASEYYTAEEMVSFKKVKRRVKKVRSKGDGILKADDLIQETQETTSSDLGSRSRKKRMDEEVTEDLSGFKITVDESQKEIRQALLKANKLKERKADQWDMNMITRSLKREPLEETEGMEEDPLKSSIILNATAEFCRTLGDIPTYGMAGNRDEDEDELMDFERQLAEERRRNQEKEERKREAERLQERGGWNVLERENDQGSDDSMDVDRNEKDNATVILDEEPDVGSGMAAALKLAMSKGYLEKEEKKRIVISKSAQELQAQRYTIEDKAAEDDKYSRRNRFDGPVVEFKDKEGYKPLPKLEYIDDNGKAMSTKEAFRHLSHKFHGKGSGKLKSEKRAKKDEDKMLMNRMSSTDTPLNTLKKLQDKQKELQSPYVVLSGKMAPTSIVKPGKGKK, via the exons ATGGACCGAAAAGAAAGTCGCGATCATAAtaattttcgaaaaagaagacatCGTTCCCCATCTAGGTCTCCGTCAAGATCACATTCAAAAAGTTATGCCTCCGTCAAATCCAAACAAATAAAGGAAGATATAAGTCTCAACATTCAGAGCGAAGAACTGTTGACAG gaaaaggGAATGATGAAAGACCAGTTGCTAATTCAACCAATGATACTTCCATTTCGATTGAGGAAACCAACAGAATAAGAGCTGAACTTGGTTTGAAGCCATTGGAGATTGGaggagaaaattcaaatgttgaaGCCAGTACTGAGAAAAAGGATGTTCATGTCCCAGCAG AGAACCTCCGTGAAAAGAAAGCCACAGAAGAGTTGAGACGAAAACTAGATGAAAGACGAGAAAAGAGGCAAATAGAACAAAAGCTTGCACAAGTGCGCACTCTTGCTCATACAacagctgatgatgatgacaatgCTGTTAGCTGGGTTGAAAAATCAAGAAGGattcagaaagaaaaggaagaagctaATAAAAGAGCAAAAATGCTTGAAGAAATGGATGAAGCATTTGGTGTAGGAGATATGGTAACTACTGAACTGATTaaacaaaaagcaaaagcATACACAAGTAGAGACTTACGAGGAATAAAAGTAGAACATGACCGG GAAATGATAGCTGAAGGGAAAGAAGTAGTATTGACTCTTAAAGATCAAAACATCTTGCAAGAGGAAGGGGATGTTTTGGTGAATGTCAACCTTGTTGATATAGAACGCTACAAAAAGAACAATGAAATCAAGAAACAGAGACCGGGATATCAGCCCtatgaagaggaagaagttgatgaatTGGGCCTTCCCAAACCAAAGCTCTTGCTTGCTAAATATGACACAGAAATAGAAGGAGAAAAACATGATAGCTTTGTCCTAG GTAAAATTGGAGATGAAGAAGCCAAAATGAAAGCCCAAAAGTTGATGAAAGACAAACTCAAAATGcaacagaagaaaattgaatcacTGGAATCGCGACCGCTCCAAATTGCATCTGAATATTATACAGCAGAAGAAATGGTTTCcttcaaaaaagttaaacgTCGCGTCAAAAAGGTTCGATCCAAAGGCGACGGCATTTTAAAAGCTGACGATCTTATTCAAGAAACGCAAGAAACAACTTCGTCAGACTTGGGATCGAGATCTCGAAAGAAGAGAATGGATGAAGAGGTCACAGAAG ATTTAAGCGGATTCAAGATTACTGTAGACgaatcccaaaaagaaatacgtCAGGCACTATTAAAAGCTAATAAACTAAAAGAAAGGAAGGCTGATCAGTGGGACATGAACATGATTACGCGGTCATTAAAACGCGAGCCTTTGGAAGAAACGGAAGGTATGGAAGAGGATCCTCTGAAGAGTAGTATCATACTGAATGCCACAGCAGAATTCTGTCGTACTCTTGGTGACATACCAACCTATGGTATGGCAGGCAATCGtgatgaagacgaagatgagTTAATG GATTTCGAGCGACAGTTGGCAGAAGAACGcagaagaaatcaagaaaaagaagagcgaaAAAGGGAGGCTGAGCGTCTTCAAGAACGCGGTGGATGGAATGTTCTGGAACGTGAAAACGATCAAGGTTCCGACGACAGCATGGATGTCGATCGTAATGAAAAGG ATAACGCTACTGTTATCCTGGACGAGGAACCTGATGTCGGCTCGGGAATGGCTGCAGCTTTGAAATTGGCTATGAGCAAAGGCTAtctggagaaagaagagaagaagaggatagTTATTTCTAAGTCCGCCCAAGAGCTGCAGGCGCAGCGCTACACCATAGAAGATAAAGCAGC cGAGGACGACAAATATTCAAGAAGAAATCGTTTTGATGGCCCGGTTGTAGAATTTAAAGACAAAGAAGGCTACAAACCTTTGCCAAAACTTGAGTACATCGACGATAATGGCAAGGCAATGTCGACTAAAGAAGCTTTCCG ACACTTATCACACAAGTTTCATGGTAAAGGATCCGGTAAACTTAAGTCTGAAAAGAGGGCCAAAAAAGATGAGGATAAAATG CTGATGAATCGAATGTCCTCAACTGACACACCTCTGAACAcgctaaaaaaattacaagacAAGCAAAAAGAATTACAAAGTCCATACGTGGTCCTCAGCGGGAAAATGGCACC AACATCAATAGTAAAACCTGGCAAGGGAAAGAAATGA
- the LOC124205006 gene encoding extracellular tyrosine-protein kinase PKDCC-like codes for MSASRQWRYRMFLGLMIVYMATACIVACALLWTTVTQYKVENISDTTENQFLVPICGIKKDLYSDPHMNCDLLDHLSYEKFVANGWTKIVYSAKLNNQPIAIKTVNLKGKDITDCAKTKSILLCHNRAAEKLVKEINLLKELKHETIIQMKHYCAKTSEDNLCMKYAVIATELGDPLTNLKLLQMTWDQRRKIIQDLANLVNYAQHSPVGVLGLADLRRPQFVLINGNMKLTDLDDIIVGEPRCVTNADCSNLNITIQCISSHCGGYNSKLNIQKSFQEFGSYIFLMEGVPREKKVDLDRLRQLWKGNNVTTEQLLADALLL; via the exons ATGAGTGCTTCACGGCAATGGCGATACAGGATGTTTTTGGGGTTGATGATTGTTTACATGGCAACTGCTTGCATTGTGGCTTGCGCTTTGCTGTGGACCACTGTAACACAatacaaagttgaaaatatcAGTGACACCACAGAAAATCAGTTTCTAGTCCCGATTTGTGGCATCAAAAAGGATTTATATAGTGACCCCCATATGAATTGTGATTTACTTGATCACTTAAGCTACGAGAAGTTTGTTGCCAACGGGTGGACAAAAATTGTGTACAGTGCCAAGTTAAATAACCAACCAATAGCAATCAAAACAGTcaatttaaaaggaaaagatataACTGATTGTGCCAAAACCAAGTCTATACTGTTGTGCCATAATCGAGCTGCTGAAAAATTagtcaaagaaataaatttattgaaggAGCTTAAGCATGAAACCATAATTCAGATGAAACATTATTGTGCCAAAACATCAGAAGACAATTTGTGCATGAAGTATGCAGTGATTGCTACAGAACTAGGCGATCCTCTGACCAACCTTAAACTTCTGCAAATGACATGGGATCAGAGAAGAAAGATTATTCAAGACCTTGCAAATTTAGTTAATTACGCCCAACATAGTCCTGTTGGTGTTTTAGGCCTAGCAGATCTGAGAAGGCCTCAATTTGTACTCATTAATGGTAATATGAAACTGACCGATCTTGACGATATCATTGTCGGTGAGCCCAGATGCGTAACGAACGCGGATTGCTCAA ATTTGAACATTACCATTCAATGTATTTCAAGCCATTGTGGAGGATACAACTCAAAATTGAACATTCAAAAGTCCTTCCAAGAATTTGGATCATACATTTTCCTGATGGAAGGAGTtcccagagagaaaaaagtggaCCTGGATAGGCTGCGTCAATTGTGGAAAGGAAACAATGTGACAACCGAGCAATTGTTGGCAGATGCTCTACTTCTTTGA
- the LOC124205007 gene encoding uncharacterized protein LOC124205007 — protein MSSAKLRSLCQNNVMKVVTKQSRTCQKMHFCVFLILFVASIRCQKPSEHVSRTTLLVEERVRRTFVGSPTAHPSQQNMTLQRGQTEAMSTLIRSFVSWERKWLDLASANSVLEMAGYLVLAVLSTLGIIFTPLIVLINLLFPSLAIVKRKRSVDHDEPHLDFSLPEWMDQMESWVKTHKPAEKRYRCCFYPKEPPGTGSARCFPLLPKYLYPWNNPCPQKNEYRDVTVGKDNKLH, from the exons ATGTCGTCTGCCAAGTTGAGAAGTTTGTGTCAAAATAACGTGATGAAAGTGGTTACCAAACAGTCACGTACGTGTCAAAAAATGCATTTCTGCGTTTTCCTTATCTTGTTTGTTGCATCGATACGTTGCCAAAAGCCGTCAGAACATGTCAGCAGAACAACTTTGCTTGTG gAAGAGCGTGTCAGGAGAACGTTCGTCGGTTCACCAACGGCCCACCCCTCGCAACAGAACATGACTTTGCAGAGAGGACAGACGGAGGCAATGTCGACCTTGATTCGGTCATTTGTCAGCTGGGAAAGGAAATGGCTGGACCTGGCGTCGGCGAATTCGGTATTGGAAATGGCCGGTTATCTGGTCCTGGCCGTCCTCTCCACCTTGGGCATCATCTTCACCCCATTGATAGTCCTCATCAACCTGCTGTTTCCGTCGTTGGCGATTGTCAAGAGGAAACGCAGCGTCGATCACGATGAGCCCCACTTGGATTTCTCCCTTCCGGAATGGATGGACCAAATGGAGTCCTGGGTGAAAACGCACAAGCCAGCCGAGAAACGGTACCGATGCTGTTTCTATCCCAAGGAGCCGCCAGGAACAGGATCTGCTCGATGCTTTCCTCTTTTACCCAAGTACTTGTACCCGTGGAATAATCCTTGTCCCCAGAAAAATGAATATCGTGATGTTACCGTTGGCAAAGACAATAAACTGCATTAA
- the LOC124205008 gene encoding protein Optix-like → MALAAGSSATSAPTAGSRSSAATPPDQPTFPLMPTPLFPGGGAGAGAGGGGGGGGGGLIPPPPALPTLNFSVSQVATVCETLEESGDIERLGRFLWSLPVAHPNIGELNKSEAVLRARALVAYHMGNYRELYHIVESHRFTKDSHGKLQAMWLEAHYLEAEKLRGRPLGPVDKYRVRKKFPLPRTIWDGEQKTHCFKERTRSLLREWYLQDPYPNPTKKRELAQATGLTPTQVGNWFKNRRQRDRAAAAKNRRMGGHGGHHNSCNYSSGSSAGGGPTSNKRHRPDHSPNGNDSDDDVDLLMDDANGSGPLSPGAESLIDSDNSDISLTGPPSPVGDLTSAGAASITPGSGGGGGVGGSDAASILKSSIGGQQSNALAMSAGGLLSDSIHHHSRDRDHHHHAAAMALSSAGLIAPPPPSHHHHHHPSAFTFGHHPHHHPSFGANSLMAAAAGLHFNLAASLGNAPLTPFGAFGNLSNPFAAAVAPFGVSSRFNSNRPNGSSGGGGKPPTSFDMSLAETLGHHHHAAAMAAAAAAAELAAYHHAAQQQHHQQQQQQQQQQQQQQQATTQSSLVSPIEPLKLKSDLIITSNKSNHSESSHSSRSSNSSQHSGRSTPPTPPTPPTPQKTSIVHHQHEIVAETGTQS, encoded by the exons ATGGCTCTGGCGGCCGGTTCGTCAGCCACATCAGCTCCAACGGCCGGATCGAGGAGCTCAGCGGCAACACCGCCGGATCAACCGACTTTTCCACTCATGCCGACTCCGCTCTTTCCAGGAGGTGGCGCAGGTGCTGGTGCtggcggaggaggtggtggtggtggaggaggacTGATCCCGCCACCACCGGCGCTCCCGACGCTGAATTTCAGCGTCAGCCAAGTGGCGACCGTTTGCGAGACGCTGGAGGAGAGCGGCGACATTGAGCGACTGGGCCGGTTCCTCTGGTCGCTGCCGGTGGCCCATCCGAACATTGGCGAGTTGAACAAGTCCGAGGCGGTGCTGAGAGCCCGGGCCTTGGTCGCCTACCACATGGGCAACTACCGCGAGCTCTACCACATCGTCGAGTCGCATCGGTTCACCAAAGACTCGCACGGCAAACTGCAGGCCATGTGGCTCGAGGCTCACTACCTGGAAGCTGAGAAGCTGCGCGGGCGACCGCTCGGACCCGTCGACAAGTACCGCGTCCGCAAGAAGTTCCCGCTGCCCAGGACCATCTGGGACGGTGAGCAGAAGACCCACTGCTTCAAGGAGCGCACCAGGAGCTTGCTCCGAGAGTGGTACCTCCAGGATCCTTACCCGAATCCCACCAAGAAACGGGAACTGGCCCAGGCGACGGGACTCACGCCCACGCAGGTCGGCAATTGGTTCAAAAACAGACGCCAAAGAGACCGGGCTGCCGCCGCTAAAAACCG GCGGATGGGAGGTCACGGAGGACACCACAACAGTTGCAACTATTCGTCAGGGTCTTCGGCCGGTGGCGGACCGACTAGCAACAAACGCCATCGACCGGATCACAGTCCCAACGGAAACGATtcagacgacgacgtcgatcTGCTGATGGACGACGCCAACGGATCGGGTCCTCTCAGTCCCGGCGCTGAATCGCTCATCGATTCGGACAATTCCGACATCTCGCTGACGGGTCCCCCGTCGCCGGTGGGCGATTTGACTTCCGCCGGAGCTGCGTCCATCACTCCCGGttcgggtggtggtggtggcgtcGGCGGCAGCGACGCCGCCTCCATCCTCAAGTCCAGCATCGGAGGTCAACAGTCGAATGCGCTGGCCATGTCGGCCGGTGGACTTCTCTCCGATTCCATTCACCATCACTCGAGAGATcgcgatcatcatcatcacgcgGCCGCCATGGCCTTGTCTTCGGCCGGCCTCATtgcaccgccgccgccatcccatcaccaccatcaccacccaTCGGCCTTTACCTTCGGACACCACCCGCATCACCACCCTTCATTCG gtGCGAATTCTCTGATGGCAGCAGCGGCCGGTCTTCACTTCAATTTGGCGGCGTCGCTGGGCAATGCGCCGTTGACTCCGTTCGGAGCTTTCGGCAATTTGTCCAACCCTTTTGCGGCGGCCGTGGCGCCGTTCGGCGTCTCTTCTCGATTCAACAGCAACCGGCCGAACGGCTCCAGCGGCGGCGGAGGTAAACCACCGACGTCGTTCGACATGTCGCTGGCAGAGACGCTGGGCCATCACCACCACGCGGCGGCGATGGCtgcggcggcagcggccgcCGAGCTGGCGGCCTACCATCAcgccgcccagcagcagcaccaccagcagcagcagcaacagcaacaacaacaacaacaacagcaacaggcCACGACGCAGTCGAGCCTCGTCAGTCCGATTGAGCCGCTGAAATTGAAAAGCGATCTCATCATCACCAGCAACAAATCGAACCACAGCGAGAGCAGCCACAGCAGTCGAAGTAGCAACAGCAGTCAGCACAGCGGAAGATCGACGCCGCCGACGCCACCGACGCCGCCAACACCGCAAAAGACGTCCATCGTCCATCACCAGCACGAAATCGTGGCCGAAACTGGGACTCAGAGTTAG